The following proteins are encoded in a genomic region of Reichenbachiella sp.:
- a CDS encoding saccharopine dehydrogenase family protein, with product MNNIIVLGGGMVGSAMAIDLAKNHKVTVADFNQTALDKLKTKAPKIEVTQLDVTKETELKALISSFDLVVCAVPGFLGYQTLQWIIEAKKDVVDISFFPEDALQLKELAKAMEVTAIVDCGVAPGMSNLVLGYHNETMQIENFECLVGGLPKVKKWPFAYKAPFSPIDVIEEYTRPARYVENSHILTKPALSDVAQKEFEGVGTLESFNSDGLRSLLFTMGHIPNMIEKTLRYPGHVEYIQVLKSSGFFSEQPIDVKGTAVSPLDFTCKVLFDEWKLGETEEEITVMRITVSGKNESGDQETIIYHLHDAYDPETQTSSMARTTGYTATAAVNLVLDNKFSEKGVFPPELVSNHEGCFDFILHYLSERGVVYRKETILG from the coding sequence ATGAATAACATCATCGTATTAGGCGGTGGCATGGTGGGAAGCGCCATGGCTATCGACTTAGCAAAAAACCATAAAGTCACCGTTGCTGATTTCAACCAAACAGCGCTAGATAAACTGAAAACTAAAGCCCCCAAGATCGAAGTCACCCAGCTAGACGTCACCAAAGAAACTGAATTGAAGGCTTTGATTTCTTCCTTCGACCTGGTGGTGTGTGCGGTACCGGGTTTTCTCGGTTATCAAACCCTTCAATGGATTATAGAAGCCAAGAAAGATGTGGTAGATATTTCCTTCTTTCCAGAAGATGCTTTACAGCTCAAGGAATTGGCGAAGGCCATGGAAGTCACGGCCATCGTAGATTGTGGCGTGGCACCTGGTATGAGCAATCTGGTCTTAGGCTACCACAACGAGACCATGCAAATCGAGAACTTCGAGTGCTTAGTAGGTGGCTTGCCAAAGGTGAAAAAGTGGCCATTTGCTTATAAAGCGCCTTTTTCGCCGATCGATGTGATTGAAGAATATACACGACCGGCGAGATATGTAGAGAATAGCCATATCCTGACAAAGCCAGCATTGTCCGATGTAGCACAGAAAGAATTTGAGGGAGTAGGTACCCTGGAGTCTTTCAACTCGGATGGGCTTCGTTCACTCTTGTTTACGATGGGTCATATCCCAAATATGATAGAGAAGACCTTACGCTATCCTGGTCATGTAGAATATATTCAAGTATTGAAGTCCAGTGGATTTTTCAGCGAGCAACCCATTGATGTGAAGGGCACAGCGGTAAGTCCTTTGGACTTTACCTGCAAAGTATTGTTTGACGAATGGAAACTGGGAGAGACCGAAGAGGAAATCACAGTCATGCGAATCACGGTTTCAGGAAAAAATGAGTCTGGCGATCAGGAAACGATTATCTACCATTTGCATGATGCTTATGATCCTGAGACTCAGACCTCATCGATGGCTCGAACTACGGGGTATACAGCTACAGCAGCTGTTAATCTTGTGTTAGATAACAAATTCTCTGAAAAAGGGGTATTTCCACCAGAGTTAGTGAGCAACCATGAAGGATGTTTTGACTTCATTTTACACTACTTGAGCGAACGAGGAGTGGTTTATCGTAAGGAGACGATTTTGGGGTAA